A genomic region of Sphingobium sp. HWE2-09 contains the following coding sequences:
- a CDS encoding DUF808 domain-containing protein, whose amino-acid sequence MPSGLIALLDDVAGIAKLAATSLDDVAAAAGKAGTKAAGVVIDDTAVTPNYVMGLSPERELPIIWKIAKGSLRNKLLFLLPAALLLSAFAPWLLPPLLMLGGAFLCYEAVEKLVEAMQGGHDEAAEAQQTLSVTELENQKVSSAIRTDFILSGEIMAISLGTVADKPIWEQGVVLLVVAILITAGVYGVVGFIVKMDDIGLHMAQRTSSATRAIGRGLVKAMPILMSILSVVGTAAMLWVGGGLIVHGLHEFHWDLIPGTIEHVAQGAAQAVPAIGPVIDWVVNAIGAGIIGLVIGGIIVGALHLLPSKKH is encoded by the coding sequence ATGCCTTCGGGTCTGATCGCGCTGCTCGATGACGTAGCGGGCATAGCCAAGCTGGCGGCCACGTCGCTGGACGATGTCGCCGCCGCCGCAGGTAAGGCCGGCACTAAAGCGGCAGGCGTGGTGATCGACGATACCGCCGTCACCCCCAATTATGTCATGGGCCTCAGCCCCGAACGCGAACTGCCGATCATCTGGAAGATCGCCAAGGGATCGCTGCGCAACAAGCTGCTGTTCCTGCTGCCCGCCGCGTTGCTGCTCAGCGCCTTCGCCCCTTGGCTGCTGCCCCCGCTGTTGATGCTGGGCGGCGCTTTCCTCTGCTACGAAGCCGTCGAAAAGCTGGTGGAAGCCATGCAGGGCGGCCATGACGAAGCCGCCGAAGCGCAACAGACGCTGAGCGTGACCGAACTGGAAAACCAGAAAGTATCCAGCGCCATCCGCACCGACTTCATCCTGTCGGGAGAAATCATGGCGATTTCGCTGGGCACCGTCGCGGACAAGCCCATCTGGGAACAGGGCGTCGTCCTGCTGGTCGTCGCCATCCTGATCACCGCGGGCGTCTATGGCGTGGTCGGCTTCATCGTGAAGATGGACGATATCGGCCTGCACATGGCCCAGCGCACGTCATCCGCCACCCGCGCCATCGGCCGCGGCCTGGTGAAAGCGATGCCGATCTTGATGAGCATATTGAGCGTCGTGGGCACCGCGGCGATGCTGTGGGTAGGCGGCGGCCTCATAGTCCATGGGCTGCATGAATTTCACTGGGATCTGATCCCCGGTACGATCGAACATGTCGCCCAGGGCGCGGCGCAGGCCGTTCCCGCCATCGGTCCGGTGATCGACTGGGTGGTGAACGCCATCGGCGCGGGCATCATCGGCCTGGTGATCGGCGGCATCATCGTCGGCGCGCTCCACCTATTGCCGTCGAAGAAACATTGA